A genomic segment from Lignipirellula cremea encodes:
- a CDS encoding methyl-accepting chemotaxis protein, producing the protein MLREKSFLFKLTLAGFIVISALGIGWISISWYFLSAAGDAVKIGNLSDQALIDMLQMRKAEKNFLLRDVLNADFFVEGSNSPSIQLHKKHLTDLQTQIAALQRLLPEEQRVEIDRLKQEVDVYTSDFNELVNSYRRLGLPAVEALPLSERVALAREIGASVESMEPVLNVTLRPYARDLARSSQRDLFIAQISILVIGVIAGGYFFHKLGSMLLRPLSVMAGNAEAIARGDLTQPDLVETSDEIGQLATAFNRMARSLRTLLSESKVLTGEVDAASGEIAVGAQQQLTSLNETASSLNEITATAEEFKATMQEFADRARAVQEAAVETSRRASEGRMLTQDSAARIEQVRTNSQSAGESVLDLSDQMQRIGEITATVNEVAEQTKLLALNASIEAARAGENGRGFAVVATQVRELANQSKQSAVRIESLISATQKSMEAVVSRIREGGRLSESSAEIVRRVSDAFEEIVEAIEQTTEAMKQINAGARQQEQGVTELVASISQIDAASKQSVAAAETTQNSILGIEQRIQALNASSSRFQL; encoded by the coding sequence ATGCTGCGCGAAAAGAGCTTCCTGTTCAAACTAACCCTGGCGGGGTTTATCGTCATTTCCGCTTTGGGGATCGGCTGGATCTCCATTAGCTGGTACTTCCTGAGTGCGGCCGGCGACGCCGTGAAAATCGGCAACCTGTCGGACCAGGCGTTAATCGACATGCTGCAGATGCGCAAGGCGGAAAAAAACTTTCTGCTGCGAGATGTTTTGAACGCGGATTTTTTTGTCGAAGGCTCTAACAGCCCCTCAATCCAACTGCACAAGAAACATCTGACCGACCTGCAGACCCAGATCGCCGCGTTGCAGCGTCTCTTGCCAGAGGAGCAACGGGTTGAGATCGATCGCCTGAAGCAGGAAGTCGATGTGTACACCAGCGACTTCAACGAACTGGTCAACAGCTATCGACGCCTGGGCCTGCCTGCAGTCGAAGCGCTCCCCCTGTCGGAAAGGGTCGCCTTGGCGCGGGAGATTGGAGCTTCGGTCGAAAGTATGGAACCGGTTCTGAATGTGACCCTCCGGCCTTACGCCAGGGATTTGGCCCGCTCTTCCCAGCGTGATCTGTTCATCGCCCAGATCAGTATTCTGGTAATCGGCGTGATCGCCGGCGGCTACTTTTTCCACAAACTGGGAAGCATGCTCCTGCGGCCGTTGTCGGTCATGGCAGGCAACGCCGAGGCCATCGCTCGGGGCGACCTGACTCAGCCCGATCTGGTGGAAACGTCCGATGAAATTGGCCAGCTGGCGACCGCCTTTAACCGCATGGCCCGCTCGCTGCGAACGCTTCTGTCCGAATCCAAAGTGCTCACCGGCGAAGTCGACGCAGCCAGCGGCGAGATCGCTGTCGGCGCCCAGCAGCAACTGACCAGCCTGAATGAAACGGCCAGTTCGCTGAATGAAATCACCGCCACGGCGGAAGAATTCAAAGCCACCATGCAGGAGTTCGCCGATCGGGCCCGCGCCGTGCAAGAGGCCGCAGTGGAAACCAGCCGGCGAGCCTCCGAGGGGCGCATGCTCACCCAGGATTCGGCTGCCCGCATTGAACAGGTGCGGACCAACTCGCAGTCGGCCGGCGAAAGCGTGCTGGATTTGTCCGACCAGATGCAGCGGATTGGCGAGATCACCGCTACCGTGAATGAAGTCGCCGAGCAAACCAAACTCCTCGCGCTGAATGCCTCGATCGAAGCGGCCCGGGCCGGCGAAAACGGCCGCGGCTTTGCCGTCGTGGCGACCCAGGTGCGGGAACTGGCCAACCAATCGAAACAGTCCGCCGTACGCATCGAATCGCTGATCTCCGCCACCCAGAAATCCATGGAGGCCGTCGTCAGCCGCATCCGCGAAGGAGGGCGCCTGTCCGAAAGCTCCGCAGAAATTGTCCGCCGCGTGAGCGACGCCTTTGAAGAGATTGTGGAAGCGATTGAACAAACGACCGAAGCGATGAAACAGATCAACGCCGGCGCCCGCCAGCAGGAACAAGGCGTCACAGAGCTGGTCGCCAGCATCAGCCAGATCGATGCCGCCAGCAAACAATCGGTCGCTGCGGCGGAAACCACGCAGAATTCGATCCTGGGAATCGAACAACGGATCCAGGCGTTAAACGCTTCGTCGAGCCGGTTTCAGCTGTAA
- a CDS encoding DUF1501 domain-containing protein, which produces MHPDPSLEQQQSLTRRALFQQGAVGLGAAALSSLLGGSAQAEPETRVGGLPQLPHFPPKAKRVIYLFMNGAPTHVDLFDYKPKLKELHGQPVPESYISNKRFSTMTGNAQGKLLLGPIEPFRQRGASGSWVSELLPHTAAIADDLCFVKSLHTEAVNHAPAITFFLTGSEMAGRPSLGSWLTYGLGNATENLPGFCVMTSISKDTTCGQIFYDYYWGSGFLPSRFQGVKFRAGGDPVLYLSSPPGMSRPVRRGMLDDLAELNEIQQAEIGDPEIAARISQYEMAYKMQASVPELTDLSDEPQHVLDLYGPNVLERGSFAYNCLMARRLAERGVRYTQLMHAGWDQHGSITTELYAQCRDTDQPSAGLVQDLKQRGMLDDTLVIWGGEFGRTPFLQGSLDNRPKWGRDHHPYAFTSWLAGGGVKPGISYGASDDLAIDVVENPVHVHDFQATLLHLLGIDHERLTYRFQGRRYRLTDVHGHVVRDILA; this is translated from the coding sequence ATGCATCCTGACCCCTCGCTGGAACAGCAACAGTCGCTTACTCGTCGGGCTCTCTTTCAGCAGGGAGCGGTCGGACTGGGCGCGGCCGCTTTGTCGTCGTTACTGGGAGGTTCCGCCCAGGCGGAGCCAGAAACTCGCGTCGGTGGATTGCCGCAACTGCCGCATTTTCCGCCCAAAGCAAAGCGGGTGATCTACCTGTTCATGAACGGCGCCCCGACCCATGTCGACCTGTTCGACTACAAGCCGAAGCTCAAGGAGCTGCACGGCCAGCCCGTGCCTGAATCGTATATCAGCAACAAACGTTTCAGCACCATGACGGGCAACGCCCAGGGGAAGCTGCTGCTGGGACCGATCGAACCCTTCCGCCAGCGCGGCGCCAGCGGTTCCTGGGTCAGCGAGTTGCTGCCGCATACGGCGGCGATCGCCGACGATCTGTGCTTTGTCAAAAGCCTGCATACCGAAGCGGTCAACCATGCGCCGGCGATTACGTTCTTTCTGACCGGTTCTGAAATGGCGGGACGGCCCAGCCTGGGCTCCTGGCTGACGTACGGTCTGGGGAACGCGACCGAGAACCTGCCCGGCTTCTGCGTGATGACGTCGATCAGCAAGGACACCACCTGTGGGCAGATCTTTTACGATTATTACTGGGGCAGCGGATTCCTGCCCAGTCGCTTTCAGGGCGTCAAGTTTCGGGCCGGCGGCGATCCGGTGCTGTATCTGTCCAGCCCGCCCGGCATGAGTCGCCCTGTCCGACGGGGTATGCTCGACGATCTGGCCGAACTGAATGAAATCCAACAGGCGGAAATCGGCGATCCGGAGATTGCCGCACGCATCTCGCAGTACGAAATGGCGTACAAAATGCAGGCCAGCGTGCCGGAGCTGACCGACCTGTCCGACGAACCGCAGCATGTGCTGGACCTGTATGGACCGAACGTGCTGGAACGCGGATCGTTTGCCTACAATTGCCTGATGGCCCGGCGTCTGGCGGAACGGGGCGTGCGGTACACGCAGCTGATGCACGCCGGCTGGGACCAGCATGGCAGCATTACGACCGAGCTGTACGCGCAGTGCCGGGACACCGATCAGCCTTCGGCCGGCCTGGTGCAGGACCTGAAGCAGCGAGGCATGCTCGACGACACCCTGGTAATCTGGGGCGGAGAGTTTGGCCGCACGCCGTTTCTGCAGGGTTCGCTCGACAACCGGCCGAAGTGGGGCCGCGATCATCATCCGTATGCCTTTACCAGCTGGCTGGCCGGCGGCGGCGTGAAGCCCGGTATCAGCTATGGCGCCTCTGACGATCTGGCGATCGATGTGGTGGAGAATCCGGTGCACGTGCATGACTTCCAGGCGACCTTGCTGCATCTGCTGGGGATTGACCATGAGCGTCTGACGTATCGCTTCCAGGGACGCCGTTATCGCCTGACCGACGTGCACGGCCACGTGGTGCGCGATATCCTGGCCTAG
- the ggt gene encoding gamma-glutamyltransferase — protein MTEPVTSLADDLQAIGPGYERDAGQPRQSRSVTVARHGMAATSHPGAAQAGIDLLRQGGNAVDAAIAVNAMLGVVEPMSCGIGGDLFVIYWDAKTKKLYGLNASGRSPYSLNRQVFAERGLTSIPDEGPLSWSTPGCVSGWQTLQQRFGKLSFAESLAPAITVAEEGFPVTDVIAGYWKSGQKTLRKYPDSARTFLVDGKAPKFGQMFRNPHLAATYRQLAAEGADAFYRGSIAERLAAFSQKQGGFLTIRDLQDHTDDWVQPVSTDYRGYTVWELPPNGQGIAALQMLNVLSGYDVAKLGPGNPEWLHLLLEAKKLAFADRAKFYADPAFNRLPTDELISQEYAAGRRALIDPAQAAADVPAGDPQLQKGDTVYLTVVDEERNVCSMIQSNYYGFGSRVTPGDLGFVLQNRGALFSLDPGHFNTLEPHKRPFHTIIPAMVTKDDRPWLSFGVMGGDMQPQGHVQILVNLIDFGMNIQQAGDSARVRHFGGNLPTRDRTDGVGTVAVEAGISQAAMTALRAKGHTVMRARGGFGGYQAIQIDWENKVLHGATEPRKDGAAVGY, from the coding sequence ATGACAGAACCTGTCACTTCCCTGGCTGACGACCTTCAGGCGATTGGCCCCGGCTATGAACGCGATGCGGGCCAGCCGCGGCAAAGCCGCTCAGTAACGGTGGCCCGCCATGGCATGGCGGCGACGAGCCATCCGGGAGCGGCCCAGGCTGGCATTGATCTGCTCCGCCAGGGAGGCAATGCGGTCGACGCGGCGATTGCGGTGAACGCCATGCTGGGCGTCGTGGAGCCAATGAGTTGCGGCATCGGCGGCGACCTGTTCGTGATTTACTGGGACGCCAAAACGAAAAAACTGTACGGACTGAACGCCAGCGGCCGCAGCCCGTATTCGCTCAACCGGCAGGTTTTCGCCGAACGCGGACTCACGTCGATTCCCGACGAAGGCCCGCTCAGCTGGTCGACGCCCGGCTGTGTCAGCGGCTGGCAGACGCTGCAGCAACGCTTTGGCAAACTGAGTTTCGCCGAGTCGCTGGCGCCTGCGATCACAGTGGCTGAAGAAGGCTTTCCGGTGACCGACGTCATCGCCGGTTACTGGAAGTCGGGGCAAAAAACGCTGCGCAAGTATCCCGATTCGGCACGGACCTTTCTGGTCGACGGCAAGGCGCCAAAATTCGGGCAGATGTTTCGCAATCCCCACCTTGCCGCCACATACCGGCAGCTGGCGGCTGAGGGAGCCGACGCATTTTATCGCGGTTCGATCGCTGAGCGACTGGCCGCGTTCAGTCAAAAGCAGGGCGGTTTTTTGACGATCCGCGACCTGCAGGATCATACCGACGACTGGGTGCAGCCGGTCTCCACCGACTACCGCGGCTATACAGTCTGGGAGTTGCCGCCAAACGGCCAGGGAATCGCCGCTCTGCAGATGCTGAATGTGCTGTCGGGCTATGATGTCGCCAAACTGGGGCCCGGTAATCCGGAATGGCTGCATCTGCTGCTCGAAGCGAAGAAGCTGGCGTTTGCCGATCGCGCTAAATTTTACGCCGATCCGGCTTTCAATCGCTTGCCGACCGACGAACTGATCTCGCAAGAGTACGCGGCAGGGCGCCGGGCGTTGATTGATCCCGCCCAGGCGGCCGCCGACGTGCCGGCCGGTGATCCGCAACTGCAGAAGGGTGATACGGTCTATCTGACGGTCGTCGATGAAGAACGGAACGTCTGCTCGATGATCCAGAGCAACTACTACGGCTTTGGCAGTCGCGTGACGCCGGGCGATCTGGGCTTTGTCCTGCAGAACCGGGGCGCGCTGTTCTCGCTTGACCCGGGCCACTTCAATACGCTGGAACCGCACAAGCGGCCGTTTCACACGATTATTCCGGCGATGGTCACCAAAGACGATCGTCCCTGGCTATCGTTTGGCGTGATGGGCGGCGACATGCAGCCGCAAGGGCATGTCCAGATTCTGGTCAATCTGATCGACTTTGGTATGAATATCCAGCAGGCCGGAGACTCCGCCCGGGTAAGGCATTTCGGCGGAAATCTGCCAACACGCGATCGAACCGACGGCGTGGGAACGGTCGCGGTGGAAGCGGGCATCTCCCAGGCGGCAATGACCGCCCTGCGAGCCAAAGGGCATACCGTGATGCGAGCCCGGGGCGGTTTCGGCGGTTACCAGGCGATCCAGATCGACTGGGAGAACAAAGTCCTGCACGGAGCAACCGAGCCCCGCAAAGACGGCGCCGCCGTCGGCTATTAG